A region of Planococcus sp. MSAK28401 DNA encodes the following proteins:
- a CDS encoding MerR family transcriptional regulator, whose amino-acid sequence MTNRVRRTMPILPISIVMQLTDLTARQIRYYEEQKLISPARTEGNKRMFSLNDVDALLEIKDYLEQGLNVAGIRKLYETKEMPQNDQAEPKTLSDAELRSLLREEMKHQARPFSQASQRHGDLSRFFK is encoded by the coding sequence ATGACAAATCGGGTTCGCCGCACCATGCCCATTCTACCGATCAGCATCGTAATGCAACTGACGGATTTGACAGCGCGGCAAATACGCTATTACGAAGAGCAGAAGCTGATCAGTCCGGCCAGGACAGAAGGCAATAAGCGCATGTTTTCATTAAATGATGTCGATGCACTGCTCGAGATTAAGGATTATCTGGAGCAGGGCCTTAATGTCGCGGGCATCAGAAAACTGTACGAAACCAAAGAGATGCCGCAAAACGATCAAGCCGAGCCGAAGACATTGAGTGATGCAGAACTCCGCAGCTTATTGCGTGAGGAGATGAAGCATCAAGCACGGCCGTTTAGCCAGGCATCCCAACGACACGGTGATTTATCCCGTTTCTTTAAATAA
- a CDS encoding methionine gamma-lyase family protein: MIKKTEDMIRPQLETADDIALHNQQKVLAAFHRQKVSDHHFHPSTGYGYDDEGRDTLERVYADVFKAEAALVRPQIISGTHAITISLFGILRPGDELLYITGQPYDTLASIVSGGEEDTGSLKDFGISYKHVDLDKQQKVDWPSVEQAITHNTKMIAIQRSRGYDNRPSFTISEIKGMVEKIREIKPDAVVFVDNCYGEFVETEEPIEAGADLIAGSLIKNPGGGLAKIGGYIAGKRIFVEKCAYRMTSPGIGGEAGASLNALADMYQGFFMAPHIVSQALKGAVFTAALLETAGMKTSPHYSAARTDLIQSVSFQTAEQMVAFCRAIQANSPVNAQFLPEPAYMPGYEDDVIMAAGTFVQGASIELTADGPIRAPFTAFVQGGLTYEHVKLAVVNALQALEKEQLL; this comes from the coding sequence ATGATCAAAAAAACAGAAGATATGATTCGACCGCAATTAGAAACAGCAGATGATATCGCATTGCACAATCAGCAGAAAGTGCTTGCAGCCTTCCATCGCCAGAAAGTCAGCGACCATCACTTCCACCCGTCGACAGGCTATGGATATGATGATGAAGGCAGAGATACGTTGGAGCGGGTCTATGCCGACGTATTTAAAGCGGAAGCGGCGCTTGTCCGCCCGCAAATCATTTCAGGCACGCACGCTATTACCATTTCGTTGTTCGGCATCTTGCGACCGGGGGATGAACTGCTATATATCACTGGCCAGCCCTATGACACGCTCGCTTCGATCGTCTCAGGCGGAGAGGAAGATACAGGGTCTCTCAAGGATTTCGGTATCTCCTACAAGCATGTGGACCTGGACAAACAGCAGAAAGTGGATTGGCCGTCCGTTGAACAAGCCATCACACACAATACTAAAATGATCGCGATTCAGCGTTCGAGAGGCTACGATAACCGGCCTTCTTTCACCATCAGCGAAATCAAGGGCATGGTCGAAAAAATCCGTGAAATCAAGCCGGACGCTGTCGTATTCGTCGACAATTGCTACGGCGAGTTCGTAGAAACCGAAGAACCGATTGAAGCGGGTGCCGATCTCATAGCCGGCTCTTTAATCAAGAATCCGGGAGGCGGCCTGGCTAAAATTGGCGGATACATCGCTGGCAAACGCATTTTTGTTGAAAAATGCGCTTATCGGATGACCTCTCCGGGTATAGGAGGGGAGGCTGGAGCTTCCCTCAACGCGCTCGCGGACATGTACCAAGGGTTTTTCATGGCTCCGCATATCGTGTCGCAAGCCTTGAAAGGGGCGGTTTTCACCGCAGCTTTATTGGAGACGGCCGGCATGAAAACCAGTCCTCATTATAGTGCGGCACGGACAGACCTGATCCAATCGGTATCGTTCCAGACCGCCGAACAGATGGTGGCGTTTTGCCGTGCGATCCAAGCGAATTCCCCGGTAAATGCACAGTTTCTGCCCGAGCCTGCTTATATGCCGGGCTACGAAGATGATGTCATTATGGCAGCCGGTACCTTTGTGCAGGGCGCGAGCATCGAATTGACTGCTGACGGGCCGATTCGTGCGCCATTTACCGCATTTGTACAGGGCGGATTGACTTATGAACATGTGAAGCTGGCGGTCGTCAACGCATTGCAAGCTTTGGAGAAAGAACAATTGCTGTAA
- a CDS encoding trimeric intracellular cation channel family protein: MAWEVLSAIGTIAFAVSGAIIAMEEEYDIFGVYLLGVVTAFGGGAIRNLLIGVPVSALWEQEFMFQLALISITIVFLFPHKTLGHWNRWGHFFDAIGLSAFAVQGALFAVELGLPFYAAVVAAVLTGSGGGMVRDLLAGRKPLVLKAEIYAVWAAIAGLLISIDVIRTDFMLYALFLGITLLRILSYTYKWKLPTRKILTTS, encoded by the coding sequence ATGGCTTGGGAAGTACTAAGCGCCATCGGGACCATTGCTTTCGCGGTATCCGGGGCGATCATCGCCATGGAAGAGGAATACGATATTTTCGGCGTCTATCTGCTTGGCGTCGTTACCGCATTCGGCGGCGGGGCCATCCGCAACCTATTGATTGGGGTGCCCGTCTCCGCTCTGTGGGAGCAGGAATTCATGTTCCAATTGGCGCTCATCTCCATCACCATCGTGTTCTTATTCCCGCATAAAACACTCGGCCATTGGAATCGCTGGGGCCATTTCTTCGATGCCATCGGCTTGTCTGCATTTGCGGTGCAGGGCGCTTTATTCGCAGTCGAACTGGGTTTGCCGTTTTATGCGGCGGTCGTGGCCGCAGTGCTGACAGGATCCGGCGGCGGCATGGTACGAGATCTTCTCGCCGGAAGAAAGCCATTGGTATTGAAGGCGGAAATATACGCTGTCTGGGCGGCAATTGCAGGGTTATTGATCAGCATTGATGTCATCCGGACCGATTTTATGCTCTATGCCTTGTTTTTAGGCATTACACTGCTGAGGATCTTATCCTATACGTACAAGTGGAAATTACCAACACGCAAAATCCTTACGACATCATAA
- a CDS encoding rhodanese-like domain-containing protein, producing the protein MKSITTDELDQKVGAGDQLHIIDVREKDELAAGMIPGAQHIPLGELPERTGELDSSKQYYIVCQAGGRSAKAAEYLESNGFHSVNVDGGMSSWRGVTVYG; encoded by the coding sequence ATGAAGTCAATCACTACAGATGAACTGGACCAGAAAGTGGGTGCTGGAGACCAACTCCACATCATCGACGTCCGTGAGAAAGATGAATTGGCTGCAGGGATGATCCCGGGAGCACAGCACATCCCGCTCGGTGAATTGCCAGAGCGCACCGGGGAACTGGATTCCTCGAAACAGTATTATATTGTTTGCCAGGCAGGCGGCCGCAGTGCAAAAGCTGCAGAATACTTGGAATCGAATGGATTCCATTCGGTCAATGTCGATGGCGGCATGTCGTCATGGCGCGGCGTTACAGTTTACGGATGA
- the hfq gene encoding RNA chaperone Hfq, with protein sequence MKPVNIQDVYLNQLRKNNIFVTVFLLNGFQLKGTIKSYDNFTVLVETEGKQQLIYKHAISTFSPAKPVSIEHQE encoded by the coding sequence ATGAAACCGGTTAATATCCAAGATGTATATTTAAACCAGCTGCGCAAAAACAATATTTTCGTCACGGTGTTTTTGCTGAACGGCTTCCAATTGAAAGGCACCATTAAATCTTACGATAATTTCACGGTACTTGTAGAGACGGAAGGCAAGCAGCAATTGATCTACAAGCATGCCATTTCGACTTTTTCACCGGCAAAGCCCGTATCGATCGAACACCAAGAGTAA
- the miaA gene encoding tRNA (adenosine(37)-N6)-dimethylallyltransferase MiaA codes for MVEVIAVVGPTASGKTALSIELAKRLGGEIINGDSMQVYRGMDIGTAKIRPEEMAGIPHHLLDIRDPEESFSVAEYQELVRQKIDEIQQRGMLPIIVGGTGLYVQSVLFDYRFSKQQVNEDLRRTLHAELERLGPEAMHSKLLELDPEIDIHPNNTRRVLRALEILLSGEEKEDGSLAQAPMYDELIIGLDVPRAKLYERIDSRVDSMMDAGLLDEVRNLYDNGLRDVQSIKAIGYKELYGYFDGMYPLEEAVAKLKRNSRKYAKRQFTYFRNKMPILWLDATADQENNMEEIMRFWQENDRNRRIEQMAKTIR; via the coding sequence ATGGTTGAAGTAATTGCCGTTGTCGGACCGACAGCTTCAGGCAAAACCGCGCTTAGCATCGAACTTGCCAAGCGTTTGGGCGGCGAAATCATCAATGGGGATTCAATGCAGGTTTATCGGGGAATGGATATTGGGACGGCTAAAATCCGTCCGGAGGAAATGGCTGGCATCCCGCATCATTTACTCGACATCCGGGACCCTGAAGAATCATTTTCGGTGGCTGAATACCAAGAGCTGGTCCGACAAAAAATCGACGAAATTCAACAGCGTGGCATGCTTCCGATCATCGTCGGCGGGACAGGGCTATACGTCCAGTCGGTGCTGTTCGATTACCGTTTTTCTAAGCAGCAAGTCAACGAAGACCTCAGGCGAACGCTGCATGCCGAACTTGAACGCTTAGGACCCGAGGCGATGCATAGCAAATTATTGGAACTCGATCCGGAGATCGATATCCACCCGAACAACACGCGGCGCGTCCTGCGTGCCTTGGAGATTTTATTGAGCGGTGAGGAAAAAGAGGATGGCAGCCTAGCGCAGGCACCGATGTACGATGAATTGATTATCGGCCTCGATGTGCCGAGGGCTAAACTGTATGAGCGCATCGACAGCCGCGTCGACTCGATGATGGATGCCGGTTTGCTGGATGAAGTCCGTAATCTGTACGACAATGGGCTGCGTGATGTTCAATCCATCAAGGCGATTGGCTATAAGGAATTGTATGGGTATTTCGATGGCATGTATCCATTGGAAGAGGCGGTTGCGAAACTAAAACGCAATTCGAGAAAATACGCCAAGCGCCAGTTCACATATTTCCGCAATAAAATGCCAATTCTTTGGCTGGATGCAACAGCAGACCAGGAAAACAATATGGAAGAAATTATGCGCTTCTGGCAGGAAAACGACCGCAACCGTCGAATTGAACAAATGGCCAAAACTATACGCTAG
- a CDS encoding alpha/beta fold hydrolase, translating to MEMTSSFVQMSDGHELYCSLHKVLNPKGHVHIIHGMAEHSGRYQDFIQSLNQQGFTVSAHDQRGHGKTAERNGTAGYFAESEGFLRVVEDAHEAIRHAQEKIGKLPFTLIGHSMGSFVSRRYLQLYGNQVDCAVLSGTGGHPGFSLSAGIAAAKSFSKLEGKTAINPVLGNLIFGSYNKDFLDEKSKFSWLSSKRQTVDQFEADPWCGFEMTNQFYVDLFEGLGIIHQMDEVRRIPRNLPVLFISGSMDPVGRKGSGVFEAAAQFDKAGIEKVKVYMAEEKRHEVLHELNAEIYQQVIIDWVNEHG from the coding sequence ATGGAAATGACAAGTTCATTCGTTCAGATGTCAGATGGGCATGAACTCTATTGCAGTCTGCACAAGGTGCTCAATCCAAAAGGCCATGTGCACATTATCCATGGCATGGCTGAACACAGCGGCCGCTATCAGGATTTTATCCAATCACTTAACCAACAAGGATTTACTGTATCCGCCCATGACCAAAGAGGCCACGGCAAAACGGCCGAGCGCAATGGAACGGCTGGATATTTTGCAGAGTCTGAGGGGTTCTTGCGTGTCGTGGAGGATGCACATGAGGCCATCCGCCATGCACAAGAGAAGATAGGCAAACTGCCATTTACGTTAATCGGGCATTCGATGGGTTCGTTTGTCTCCAGGCGTTATTTGCAATTATATGGCAATCAAGTGGATTGCGCAGTGCTGTCTGGCACAGGCGGGCATCCGGGGTTTTCTTTGTCGGCAGGCATTGCAGCCGCGAAGAGCTTCAGCAAGTTAGAGGGGAAAACAGCCATCAATCCGGTTCTAGGAAATTTGATTTTTGGCAGTTACAACAAGGATTTTCTTGATGAAAAATCAAAGTTTTCCTGGCTGAGCAGCAAACGGCAAACGGTTGACCAATTCGAAGCAGATCCGTGGTGCGGATTTGAAATGACGAACCAGTTCTATGTCGACTTGTTTGAAGGCTTGGGGATCATTCACCAAATGGATGAAGTCAGAAGAATTCCTAGAAACCTGCCCGTATTGTTCATAAGTGGCTCTATGGATCCTGTCGGAAGGAAAGGGAGCGGCGTATTTGAAGCAGCAGCCCAATTCGATAAAGCGGGCATTGAAAAAGTGAAAGTTTATATGGCAGAAGAGAAGCGCCACGAAGTGTTGCATGAGTTGAATGCCGAAATTTATCAGCAAGTCATCATTGATTGGGTAAATGAGCATGGTTGA
- the mutL gene encoding DNA mismatch repair endonuclease MutL, with amino-acid sequence MGKIRLMDEPLSNKIAAGEVVERPTSVVKELVENAIDAGSTAIEVLLQEAGLTSIQIIDNGAGMDEEDAVLSFSRHATSKIENEHDLFRIRTLGFRGEALASIASVSKVTLQTSDGESGTYLEIEGGRPTEHRAGALRQGTDIRIGQLFFNTPARLKYMKTLQTELGHTIDLMNRFALSYPGISFRLVHDGKQLLQTAGSGEIRRVLADIYGVAIAKKMIAFEGESHDYQIEGFASLPEITRANKNYISLFVNGRWVKHYAIANTVHKAYHTFLPLERQPIVVLNIKGDPYLTDVNVHPSKQQIRLSKEKELLELVHDTIRRAIQTAVRAPVIEKPKPVKQAQSRQLDLWKRPVEETVRRQPEPLSSMDWKQDKLQERVEEFHLEPRLEPIIEPAREPVEEVQGPFDEPESRQAIDDGPQFPELEVVGQIHGTYIVAQSSDGFYLIDQHAAQERIKYEFFREKVGDTDSNERQSLLLPLTFHYSRDEALHLKDQLNALEESGVFLEEFGDTTFIVREYPTWFPKGFEQEVIEDLIEQVLAERKVDIKKLREDAAIMMSCKRSIKANHFLQKHDMERLLADLKKAEQPFTCPHGRPVIIHFKTYDIEKMFKRVMN; translated from the coding sequence ATGGGCAAAATCCGGTTAATGGACGAACCGCTGTCCAATAAAATCGCGGCAGGGGAAGTCGTCGAACGGCCGACTTCAGTGGTCAAGGAATTGGTGGAAAATGCGATCGATGCCGGCAGTACGGCTATAGAAGTGCTTTTGCAAGAAGCAGGGCTGACATCGATACAGATCATTGATAATGGAGCGGGCATGGATGAAGAAGATGCCGTTCTCTCCTTTTCACGCCATGCTACAAGTAAAATTGAAAATGAACACGATCTGTTCCGCATCCGGACACTTGGATTCCGTGGGGAAGCACTCGCCAGTATCGCTTCTGTCTCGAAAGTTACACTGCAGACATCCGACGGTGAGTCAGGCACTTATCTGGAAATCGAAGGTGGCCGGCCCACAGAACATCGCGCCGGGGCCCTGCGGCAAGGCACGGATATCCGCATCGGCCAATTGTTTTTCAATACGCCGGCAAGATTGAAGTATATGAAAACCTTGCAGACTGAACTCGGGCATACGATCGATTTGATGAACCGCTTTGCGCTCAGTTACCCGGGAATTTCATTCCGTTTGGTCCATGACGGAAAGCAATTGCTTCAGACTGCGGGTAGCGGTGAGATCCGCCGTGTGCTGGCGGATATATATGGTGTCGCCATCGCCAAGAAAATGATCGCTTTTGAAGGCGAATCGCATGATTACCAAATCGAAGGATTTGCCTCACTGCCTGAAATTACACGCGCCAACAAAAACTACATTTCACTGTTCGTCAATGGGCGCTGGGTCAAGCATTACGCCATCGCCAATACGGTGCATAAGGCGTACCACACATTCCTGCCGCTTGAACGCCAGCCGATTGTCGTCTTGAACATCAAAGGGGACCCGTATTTGACCGATGTCAACGTACATCCTTCGAAACAGCAAATCCGTCTAAGCAAAGAAAAGGAATTGCTCGAACTGGTCCACGACACGATTCGACGTGCCATCCAGACTGCCGTACGCGCGCCGGTCATCGAAAAGCCAAAACCGGTCAAGCAGGCGCAGAGCCGGCAATTGGACTTGTGGAAGCGCCCAGTGGAAGAAACGGTGCGCCGTCAACCGGAACCCCTGTCATCGATGGATTGGAAACAGGACAAACTGCAGGAACGTGTCGAGGAATTCCATCTGGAGCCAAGGCTTGAACCAATCATTGAACCGGCTAGAGAACCGGTAGAAGAAGTGCAGGGGCCATTTGATGAACCCGAAAGCCGTCAAGCGATTGACGACGGTCCGCAATTTCCGGAACTGGAAGTGGTAGGCCAGATTCACGGGACCTATATTGTGGCACAAAGTTCGGACGGCTTTTATTTGATTGATCAACATGCAGCTCAAGAACGCATCAAGTATGAGTTTTTTCGTGAAAAAGTCGGCGATACAGATTCAAACGAACGCCAGTCGCTGCTTTTGCCGTTAACCTTCCACTACAGCCGCGATGAGGCGCTCCATTTGAAAGATCAATTGAATGCTCTGGAAGAAAGTGGCGTATTTCTTGAGGAATTCGGCGATACGACGTTCATTGTCAGGGAATACCCAACGTGGTTTCCGAAGGGCTTTGAACAGGAAGTCATTGAGGACTTGATTGAGCAAGTGCTGGCCGAGCGCAAAGTCGATATCAAGAAATTGCGTGAAGATGCGGCCATCATGATGAGCTGTAAGCGATCGATCAAAGCGAACCACTTTTTGCAAAAGCATGATATGGAACGTTTATTGGCCGATTTGAAAAAGGCGGAACAGCCGTTTACTTGCCCCCACGGACGCCCGGTCATCATCCATTTCAAAACCTACGATATCGAAAAAATGTTTAAACGTGTAATGAATTGA
- the mutS gene encoding DNA mismatch repair protein MutS, producing the protein MAPTPMIQQYLQVKSEYQDAFLFFRLGDFYEMFYDDAIKASQLLEITLTSRGGNGEDRIPMCGVPHHSAKNYIDQLIQKGHKVAVCEQVEDPKTTKGVVKREVVRLITPGTHTEGKSVDAKANNFIAAADEVAGGFGLAYLDISTGESTATYIAGNEKALLNELQALHIRELVVSEQLRLLLAEEDQQLILSVEHMEAPFSADPALFAECPSELEMCGKRLLAYISATQKQSLGHIQPFTFRENARILGIDYYSKRNLELIESIRGGDNKGTLLWLLDETVTAMGSRKLKQWLHQPLADRFAIEARQQMVEALMDRYFVRVELQQLLKQVYDLERLSGRVAFGSASGRDLAQLRNSLEKIPELVRELADSGHASLEQFSAGLDPCPEVCELLAAISDNPPLSAKEGGIIRDGFNAQLDEYRDASRNGKDWIAELEQKERAKTGIRSLKIGYNRIFGYYIEISKANMHLADLDRYERKQTLANAERYITPELKEKETLILTAEEKSLTLEYELFVSVREQVKEYISRIQQLASKVSALDVYISFSEVAEKYRFTKPAFNDGRKISIREGRHPVVEKMLNKQHYVPNDCELGDDGNMLLITGPNMSGKSTYMRQVALTVVLAQIGSYVPAASAELPIVDQIFTRIGAADDLVSGQSTFMVEMMESQYAITHATERSLLLFDEIGRGTSTYDGMALAQSMIEYIHEEIGANTLFSTHYHELTALEETLPKLSNVHVSAMEQSGKVVFLHKVKRGPADKSYGVHVAELANLPEAILRRARELLLSFEADNHKTQQQAEQLSFFDERDTVNEEVLQSIKDASISRMTPLEALQLINNLQEKISGGG; encoded by the coding sequence ATGGCACCGACACCAATGATCCAACAATATTTGCAAGTGAAATCCGAATATCAGGATGCCTTCCTGTTTTTCCGTTTGGGCGATTTTTATGAAATGTTCTACGACGATGCCATCAAAGCGTCGCAGTTGCTGGAAATCACATTGACGAGCCGCGGCGGCAACGGGGAAGACCGCATTCCAATGTGCGGGGTGCCGCATCATTCCGCGAAAAACTATATTGACCAGCTGATTCAAAAAGGCCACAAAGTCGCGGTATGCGAACAAGTGGAAGACCCAAAAACGACGAAAGGTGTGGTCAAACGCGAAGTGGTCCGGCTCATCACGCCTGGTACCCATACCGAAGGCAAAAGTGTCGACGCCAAAGCGAATAATTTTATTGCGGCGGCCGATGAAGTGGCAGGCGGTTTCGGCCTTGCGTATCTAGACATTTCAACGGGCGAATCGACTGCCACCTACATAGCAGGCAATGAAAAAGCATTGCTCAACGAACTACAGGCACTGCACATCCGCGAACTGGTCGTTTCCGAGCAATTGCGCTTATTACTAGCAGAAGAAGACCAGCAGCTAATTTTATCAGTGGAGCATATGGAAGCGCCTTTTTCGGCGGACCCGGCTTTATTCGCCGAATGCCCAAGCGAGCTCGAAATGTGCGGCAAACGCTTGCTTGCCTATATCTCAGCGACCCAAAAGCAATCGCTCGGCCATATCCAGCCCTTCACATTCCGTGAAAATGCCCGCATCCTGGGAATTGATTATTACTCAAAACGCAATCTGGAATTAATCGAATCCATTCGAGGAGGAGATAATAAAGGCACGTTATTATGGCTATTGGACGAAACAGTCACGGCCATGGGCAGCCGCAAATTAAAACAATGGCTGCATCAGCCCTTGGCGGACCGCTTCGCGATCGAAGCACGCCAGCAAATGGTCGAAGCTTTGATGGACCGTTATTTCGTGCGCGTGGAATTGCAGCAATTACTGAAACAAGTGTATGACTTGGAGCGTTTATCTGGACGGGTGGCATTCGGCAGCGCGAGCGGGCGGGATTTGGCGCAGCTGCGCAATTCCTTGGAGAAGATTCCAGAACTCGTACGTGAGCTTGCGGATTCAGGCCACGCCTCGCTCGAGCAATTCAGCGCCGGGTTGGACCCTTGCCCGGAAGTTTGCGAGTTGCTGGCAGCGATCAGCGATAATCCACCGTTATCGGCGAAAGAAGGCGGCATTATCCGTGACGGCTTCAACGCGCAATTGGATGAATACAGGGACGCTTCTCGAAACGGCAAGGACTGGATTGCAGAACTTGAGCAAAAAGAACGTGCGAAAACGGGCATCCGGTCCTTGAAAATCGGCTATAATCGTATTTTCGGCTATTATATTGAGATTTCAAAAGCCAATATGCATTTGGCAGACCTTGATCGATACGAAAGAAAACAGACCTTGGCCAACGCTGAGCGCTATATCACGCCGGAGTTGAAAGAAAAAGAAACCTTGATTTTAACGGCGGAAGAGAAAAGTTTGACACTCGAATACGAATTATTCGTCAGTGTGCGCGAGCAAGTGAAGGAATACATTTCACGCATCCAGCAATTGGCTTCAAAAGTCAGCGCGCTCGACGTTTATATCAGTTTTTCCGAAGTTGCGGAAAAATACCGCTTCACAAAACCGGCTTTTAACGACGGCCGGAAAATTTCGATCCGTGAAGGCCGCCATCCGGTTGTCGAGAAAATGCTTAACAAACAGCATTATGTACCGAACGACTGTGAACTTGGCGATGACGGGAATATGCTATTGATTACTGGCCCGAACATGTCGGGGAAAAGCACTTATATGCGGCAAGTCGCTTTAACGGTCGTCTTAGCACAAATCGGCAGCTACGTCCCAGCAGCTTCTGCGGAATTGCCGATCGTCGATCAGATCTTCACGCGCATCGGCGCAGCGGATGACCTCGTGTCGGGCCAAAGTACATTCATGGTCGAGATGATGGAATCGCAATACGCCATCACCCATGCGACAGAACGCAGTTTATTGCTGTTCGATGAAATAGGGCGCGGCACATCGACTTACGACGGCATGGCGCTGGCACAGTCGATGATTGAATACATCCATGAAGAAATTGGCGCCAATACTTTGTTTTCAACGCATTACCACGAGTTGACGGCATTGGAAGAAACACTGCCGAAGCTAAGCAATGTCCATGTCTCGGCAATGGAACAATCGGGAAAAGTCGTCTTTTTGCATAAAGTGAAACGCGGGCCGGCCGATAAGAGCTACGGGGTCCACGTGGCGGAACTCGCCAATTTGCCGGAAGCGATTTTGCGCCGCGCACGCGAATTATTGCTTAGTTTCGAGGCAGATAACCACAAAACACAGCAGCAGGCAGAACAATTATCGTTTTTTGATGAACGGGATACGGTGAACGAAGAAGTGTTGCAATCCATCAAAGATGCGTCGATTTCACGTATGACGCCGCTTGAAGCGTTGCAGCTGATCAACAATTTGCAGGAGAAAATAAGCGGAGGAGGCTGA
- a CDS encoding RicAFT regulatory complex protein RicA family protein has protein sequence MTYTKQQIVDKAREVADMIAETEEVDFFKRAEAQINENQQIREKIASLKSLQKQAVNFQHYGKERALELIEKKIQKIEEEIDAVPIVQEFKQSQSDVNSLLQMVSTAIANQVTNNIITDTGGDLLRGETGSKVRNDGGGGCS, from the coding sequence ATGACTTACACAAAACAACAAATCGTCGATAAAGCGCGTGAAGTGGCGGACATGATCGCCGAAACAGAAGAAGTGGATTTCTTTAAGCGTGCGGAAGCGCAAATCAATGAAAACCAGCAGATCCGCGAAAAAATCGCCAGCTTGAAAAGCCTTCAAAAACAAGCGGTCAATTTCCAGCATTACGGAAAAGAACGCGCGCTTGAATTGATCGAGAAGAAAATCCAGAAAATCGAAGAGGAAATCGACGCTGTGCCGATCGTTCAGGAATTCAAGCAATCACAAAGCGATGTCAACTCGCTGTTGCAGATGGTTTCAACGGCAATCGCCAATCAAGTGACGAACAATATCATCACAGATACCGGCGGCGACTTGCTGCGCGGCGAAACAGGATCCAAAGTAAGAAACGATGGCGGCGGAGGCTGCTCATAA
- a CDS encoding TIGR00282 family metallophosphoesterase, giving the protein MKILFIGDIVGSIGREALESYLPRLKRKYTPDVVIANGENAAAGRGITKSIYQDLLFMGVDMVTMGNHTWDQKEIFDFIDDVDYLIRPANFSEEAPGRGMATVTKNGKTLSVINLHGRVFLPAHDDPFKMADELIEEAKQVSPLVFVDFHAEATSEKIAMGWHLDGRASVVVGTHTHVQTADARVLPGGTAYISDVGMTGPYDEILGMKKDSVLYRFKTNMPTRFEVPKSGRSVVSGFFTEIDDNTGKALSCERIYINEDYPFQA; this is encoded by the coding sequence ATGAAAATTTTATTTATTGGGGATATTGTTGGGTCGATCGGAAGAGAGGCATTGGAATCGTATTTACCGAGATTGAAGCGCAAATATACACCGGATGTTGTCATTGCGAACGGTGAAAATGCCGCTGCAGGCCGTGGCATCACCAAATCGATCTACCAGGATTTATTGTTTATGGGAGTCGACATGGTGACGATGGGCAACCATACGTGGGACCAAAAAGAAATTTTCGATTTTATCGACGATGTGGATTACTTGATCCGCCCGGCGAATTTTTCAGAAGAGGCACCTGGCCGCGGCATGGCGACAGTGACGAAAAACGGCAAAACCTTGTCGGTCATCAATTTACACGGCCGCGTGTTCCTTCCTGCGCATGATGATCCGTTCAAGATGGCAGATGAATTGATCGAAGAAGCGAAGCAAGTATCGCCACTGGTCTTCGTCGACTTCCATGCGGAGGCGACAAGCGAGAAGATTGCGATGGGCTGGCATTTGGATGGCCGTGCTTCAGTTGTCGTCGGGACGCACACCCATGTCCAGACAGCGGATGCACGTGTTCTCCCGGGTGGTACAGCCTATATCTCGGATGTCGGCATGACCGGCCCATACGACGAAATCCTCGGCATGAAAAAGGATTCCGTTTTGTACCGTTTCAAGACGAATATGCCGACGCGCTTTGAAGTGCCTAAATCGGGCCGTTCGGTCGTCAGCGGATTTTTCACGGAGATTGACGACAATACAGGGAAAGCTTTGAGCTGCGAGAGAATCTACATCAACGAAGATTACCCTTTCCAGGCATAA